GCAAAGGTCTTGCCGTATACAATCACGGGTTTCTCAGCAGCTTTTAGAGCGTCAACAACAGCTGCCAGGTCGGCGTCATCAGTGCCATTTTCAACAGCATCCACCAATTTCACCAACAGAACAGCTTCGCTGCCGGGGTTGAGGGGGAGGGTGACTTTGGCATTAGCAGCCAGGGCACAATCATCACAACCTGCCACGAACAGTTTGGTACCATCCTGAAGCTGGCGTTTGACGAAGAAACCAGCAACTTGATGATCCTTCACCAGGTCCAGTTCGAGTGACAGGACTGCTTCGGTGTCTTTGAGGACATCCAATGAGGATTCAAAGGATTTACCGAGTTTTTCAGCCAGTTTGGAGAGCGAAGCGGTGGCTGCGCCTTCTTCCAGGGTGGTGACGGTGTCCGCAGAGAGTTTATCGGCGAAGAGGGATTTGAAATAGGCCAGTGCTTCAGCGGGCAGCTTGGTTGAGGCGAGGGCAGCCAGGCCCTTGCCGGCACCTAGGCCGGAAGCAATAGTGTCCAGGGCTTCATCCCAGGTGGCGGCTTTCAGGCTGCCATCCTTGCGGACAAGCGGGGTCACAACACGAGGGCGATCCTCTTCCAAGGGGATGAAACGGCCATTTTCGCAAAGCAAACCGTTGGAGGGTTCAGTATCCCAATCACCTTCGATCCGCACCAGGCGGTTATCCCGGGTGAGAACGTCGCGGACACAACCAATGGAGCATTCGGTGCAGACGCTGATGTGGTGATCCACTTCTGTTTCCTTGCCCTGATAAGCGCTCTGGCGGTCGATCAATGCACCGGTGGGGCAGATCTGAACACAGGTACCGCAGGAGACACAGGTGCTTTCGCCGAGGGGCACATCATAGTCGGCTACCAGGAAGCTCTTGGCACCGCGCTCTTCAAAACCTAGGGTGTAATTGCCAACCAGTTCACCACAGGCCCGGACGCAACGGCGGCAAAGGATGCAGCGGTTATTGTCGAGGACGATGAAGGGATGGGAAGCATCCACATCGTAGGGTGTCCAGTTTGGCTGAAGATCCCAGTGGGTCATGTCTTCATCGTAGGCCCGGTTCTGCAGTTCGCAGTCGCCACCACTGACCTGGCAGTACATGCAGAAGTGATTCCGCTCACTGAAGATCAGGGTGAGGACGAATTTGCGGGCGTCCAGAACCTTTTGGGATTTAGTATTGACCACCATACCATCGCTGGCGGGCATGGTGCAGGAGGGTTGAAGGGTTCGAGCGCCTTCAACATCGACCATGCACAAGCGGCAACCGCCATAGGGCGTCAGCTGGGGGTGGTGGCAGAGGGTGGGAACGTAGATGCCGGCTTGTTCTGCGGCTTCGAGGACGGTCGTCCCTTCCTTTACCTCAACTGTTTTTCCGTCAATTGTCAGTTTGATCATAATAATGACTCTCCATTACATCTGTTTTCAGTCGATCTGGTAGACCCGGTGGCCGCTCATGGGGCAGACACCAGCGGGACAGACTTTAAGTTTGATATGGGCTTCTACTTCCGCCCGGAAATGCGCCAGGATATCACGCAATGGTGAACCGGCAGTTTGACCGAGACCGCAGTTGGAAAGCTGGTAAAGCTGGTCAGCCATCATTTGCAGGTCTTTAAGGTCTTGTTCTGTGCCGACACCTTCTGCAATATTGCAGAGGACTTCATAAGATCGGCGATTCCCGATCCGGCAGGGATTACACTTCCCGCAGGATTCGAACCGGAAGAAGTTCAACAGGACTTTGGCCAGGTCTACAACACAGACATCTTCATTGCAGATCAACAAAGCGCCTGAACCCAGGGAAACGCCTGCCTTAGAGAAGGAGTCGAAATCCATGGGGGTGTCCTGCAGGCTGGCTGGGATGATGGAACCACTGGAACCACCGGTTTGAGCCAGTTTGAAATTGGCGCCGTCTTTCATGCCCTTGGCATAGATGGAAACGACCTCACGGAGTGTGATCCCCATGGGAACTTCGATCAGGCCGGTCACGTTGACATTGCCCAGGATGGTGTAGACTTTTGTGCCGGGGCTTGAGGTTGTACCGATGGCTTTATACCATGCCGCTCCGTTACGGATAATGGCTGTGATATTTGCCAGGGTTTCCACATTGTTGACCAGGGTTGGCTTTTGCCATAGCCCGGCAGTGGTCGGATAGGGTGGGCGGGGACGAGGCTCGCCGCGATTACCTTCGATCGATTCGATCAGGGCGGTCTCTTCACCACAGATATAAGCGCCTGCGCCGGCATGGATATGCAGTTTGAACGAGAAATCCGTGCCGAAGATATTATCCCCAAGCAGCCCGTAGGCCTCAGCCTGTTCGATAGCTTTTTGCATCCGGTGGATTGCTAAACGATACTCGCCCCGGATATAGACAAAACCTTCATTTGCGCCAACGGCATAAGCACCAATCATCATCGCTTCGATGATGGAATGGGGGTCGCCTTCCAGGACCAAACGGTCTTTGAAGGTGCCGGGTTCACTTTCGTCGGCGTTGCAGATCACATATTTCTTTTCGCCCTTTGCGCCTGCCACGAACTGCCATTTGAGCCCGGTGGGGAAGCCGGCGCCGCCACGGCCACGGAGGCCAGAGGCTTTGATCTCGTTGATGGTATCTTCGGGGGTCATTTCCCGGAGGACCTTAGCGAGGGCTTCATATCCATCATGGAGGATGTAATCGTCGATATTTTCAGGATCGATCAATCCCACATTTTTCAGGACGATCCGGTGTTCAGCCGGCAGGGTGCCTTTACGAGCGGAAAGCCAGGCAATCCGGCCCGTCAGGTCGTAGGGTGAAATTTGTTTTTCAGCGACAACACGACCCTTGTAAAGGTGCTCCTCAACGAGGTGGGGGACATCTTCAGGGGTCACTGAGCCGTAAATGACGGCATCAGGATAAACCAAAACCAGGGGATCAAGACCGGGTTTATTCACGTCATTGACCATGGAGACGGTAATTTCTTCTTCTAAGCCAAAGGCTGCTAATTGCTGTTGCAGGGCATTGAAGACTTCCAAAGCGCCATGATTCAGGCTGACTTGATCGCCTGAGACCAATACCATTGAACGAATTGCTTTCATGAGTTTTCTCCTAATCGTAATTCTTCAACAGGTTTGGCACTTGCTCGGGGGTCACATTGCCATAAATATCATGGTCAATGATGATCACCGGCCCGATCCCACAGACGCCGAGGCAGCTGGTGGTGATCAGGGTCCATTTTTCATCCGCACTGGTTTCGCCTTTTTCCAGCCCAAGCTCTTTTTGCAAGCTCTGCCAGACCTGGCGGCCACCTGCTACATGGCAGGGTGCGCTCTCACAGAATTGGATAACATGACGCCCCCGTGGCTCTGTTGAGAGCATGCGGTAGAAAGTGGCAACGGAGAAGATGTGACTGGTAGGAATGTGCATCCGGTCACTCAACTCCTGGATAGCCTCATCCGAAATATATCCCAGTTCATGATTGATCTCATGCAGGATAGGGATCAGTTCAGCTTTCTCGCTTCCTTGCTCTTCGACAAGCGTTCGTACGAAGCTTCGAACATCTTGTCCTCCTTTGACTTCGACAGGCATTACCTTCCTCCTCTGGTGGGGATCCGAAATGGTTTAGATGATCTCGATGGCATCGTATGGACAAAGTTGTTCACAGATGCCGCATTTGATGCAAGCGTCGGGGTCAATCACATGTGTCTGGCGTCGTTCACCGGAGATGGCATTGGCGGGGCAGTTCCGGGCACAGAGTGTACAACCGGTGCATGTACCGTCAATGATCTCAAACCGGATCAGGGATTTGCAGACCTTCGCTGGGCAACGTTTTTCATAGATGTGGGCTTCGTATTCGTCCAGGAAGTGTTCCAAAGTACTCTTAACAGGGTTGGGGGCTCCTTTTCCCAAACCGCAGAGACTGTTTTCGTTAATTTCTTCGCATAGATATCGCAGGGTGTCAATGTCGTCTGGGCGGCCTTTACCTTCGCAGATCCGGGTGAGGATCTCGAGGATACGGCGTGTGCCGACACGACAGGGGGTGCATTTACCGCAGGATTCATCCTGGGTGAACTCCATGAAGAACCGGGCGATATCGACCATACAGGTATCTTCATCCATGACGACCAGGCCACCGGAACCGAGGATGGAGCCGGCTTTACCCAGGGATTCGTAATCCATGGGCAGATCAAGGTACTTCACAGGCAGACAACCACCCATTGGGCCACCTGTCTGAACAGCCTTGAAGGCCTTGTCGTTTTTAATGCCGCCGCCGACATCATAAATGATCTCGCGAAGGGTGATGCCGAAGGGGACTTCGATCAGACCGGTGTTTTTGACATCGCCGGCCATTGAGAAGGTCTTGGTTCCTTTGCTCTTTTCGTAGCCCATGCTGGCAAACCATTCCGCACCGTTGAGAATGATCTTCGGAATGTTGGAATAGGTTTCAACATTATTAATGTTGGAGGGTTTTTGCCAAAGGCCTTTTTGGGCAGGGAAGGGGGGACGTGGGCGGGGTTCGCCTCGTTTACCCTCGATGGAAGCCATTAAAGCGGTTTCCTCACCGCAGACGAACGCACCAGCGCCCATGCGGACTTCGAGGTCAAACGAAAAATCGGTGCCGAGGATATTTTCACCCAGCAGGCCCAGATTACGGGACTGATCGATGGCGATCTTTAGGGTTTGAACAGCAATTGGGTATTCCGCCCGGCAATAGATATAACCCTGGGACGAACCGGCGGCATAAGCGCCAATGATCATGCCTTCGATCACGGAGTGTGGATCGCCTTCGAGAACGCGCCGGTTGGCAAATGCACCCGGGTCGCCTTCATCGGCGTTGCAGATCATGTATTTTGGTTCGCCTTCAGCGGCACGGATGAAGCGCCACTTTAAACCGGTGGGGAAACCTGCGCCGCCGCGCCCGCGAAGACCGGAATCCAGAACGACCTGGATGGTTTCTTCAGGTGTCATTTCGGTGAGGACCTTACCCAGGGCCATATAGCCATCCAGGGCGATATAGTCTTCAATATTGAGGGGGTCGATCACGCCGATATTCTTGAGGACGACACGGACTTCTTTGGATCGGGGTGCGGAGAATTCTTCATCCAGGTTTTCTTCTGCTTCATGGACGAAAGCTTCTGCAACCCGGCCCTTTAGGAATTGTTCCTCAACCAGGAAGGGGATATCTTTGACAGTCAGGTTGGTGTAGTGCACGCCTTCAGGATAAACCATCAGGTCCGGGCCTTCCTTATCGGGATTGCCGATCCGGGAGGTCTCCAGAACTTCAACTTCGTCAATCAAACCCTGTTTGACGAGTTCATCTTGAAGTACGTGGATCAGGTCATAAGCGCCTTTTTGGACGCAGACCGGATCAATTGAGACGAGGACATGTGAACGGAAATAAGCCATAAATTTACCTTCCAGAATGGATTAGATTCTGCTTCATCCTTCTATTTTATATTCCTTGACAATCTCACCGCCAACCACATGCTTAGTAATGATCTTGCGAGCCATTTCGCCATTAACTTTGCCATAGGTGACTTTTTCCTGTCCTGGGAGGATCACCTGGACAATCGGTTCAAAAGAATCGAGGCCGATGTTACCAGTCTGGCGGACGATGATATCTTCAAGGTTGTCTTCTTCAATGATGTCAAGGATCGCTTTAAGCGTTTCACGTGCGCCGGCAGCGATACCGACCGTGCCCATACCAACGATCACTTCTTTCTTACCAGATGTTTCTTTCATCTGTTGCTTTTTGAGGGCTTCTTCCCGAATTTTCTTCAAATCATCCAATGATTTCACTGTGGGCATGTTCATTCTCCTGTAGGTTAGGTTCTAATTGGTATTAGGGAGATTCGCTTCCTGGCGAAGTTCGTCAATACCAGTTCGCAAAGCTTCCCGGATATAGCGCATGACACTGGGATCGGACAACGGAACACCGTCCAATATCTTTTTGACGGGTTCATCATCGAACCGAAATACTTCATCATTGATCCGATATTCAAAGATCCAATGGACATCCGATGTGCCGATGATTAGTGTTTGTAATGTTCCGGCAAGATCGCCAAGGGGCATTCTATCGATGTGACTGCGTTTGAATTCCGCTTTAACGGTGGTGCCTTTGCCGGGTCGTGATTGAATTTTAAAGAGCCCTTCGCAAGATTCGGCCGCTGCTTTGAAAAAAGGAATGCCCAGGCCGACGTTGCGTGTAGTGCGAGAGGTGATGAAGGGGTCGGTGATTCTGGCCAGGGTTTCTGCATCCATCCCTTTGCCATTATCCTCAATGTCGATCACGAGACGATCTGTTTGTAGGTTCTCTTCAACGCTGATCAATATTCGAGTAGCACCTGCAGAGATGCTATTTTCAGCGATATCGAGGATATGGAGCGCTAGTTCCCGCAAGTTTATGCTTCCTGTGACTTGATGTCCTGGATAACTTTGGGGAATTTGTTGGGTTTAACACGCCCATGAACCTGGTCATCAACAACGATGACAGGCGCCTGGCTGCATGCACCGACACAACGACAGAGTTCAAGGGTGATTAGGCCATCTTCTGTTGTCTCACCGGGTTCTATTCCCAAGATTTGTTTGGCTTTTTCGATGATCTGCTCAATACCGCCAACATAACAGGCTGTCCCCACGCAGAATTTGATGGTGTGCTTGCCACGGGGTGTTGTTGTGAAGAAAGAATAGAAGGACACAACGCCGTGGATCCGGCTAATGGGTTCTTCTAGCTTCTCAGCGACATAGACTTGCATGGCAGGTGAAATAAAACCTATTGATTCTTGAAGGCTGTTCAGAACAACCATTGTAGCGCCGACAATATCCTTGTTCTTTTCCAGAATATTGTCAATGACCTTTAGTAGTTCTGGATCGTTCAGGGGGTCTTCTGCCGGGATTTTTTCCATTGTTTTCAGCATTAATTGTCAACTCCAAAAATTATGATCAGGTTAATAGGTGCAATGCGGGTATATTTGTGAAATTAACCACAAGTGAGTCTAATAGTGATTGTCGTTTGGGTCAATATCCAAATGTAATCTTTAAGATAGACCAACGTCCAGTGGTCGCTGAAGGCGGTGCCACCGGCCGTCATAGCCCTTAAATGATTTGATTATTTCAGCAATTGTTGGTTCTTTAATAAAAAAATGATTAATGCCTAAAAAATCGGAAAGATAGTGAACATCTCCGCTTTGGATCAGATGGTAATTCGCCAACTGGGGGTAGGTCTGAACGGCATTCTCAGGAGTGATATGTCGGGAGATCTCAACGGCCGGTAAATCGAGGTCAATGGGGATGAAACCAAGGCGATAGATCAACCCAAAGGCTTCCCGGTTGACGTGGGCCGGGATGAGCAGGCCGCCGAGATCCGTGACGATATTGAAAGCCTCCTCAATGCTTATGTTGACGGAGTTGATCAGCAGTTCTTCTTTGCGTCGGATGAAATCACCAGTTTTATCGACGATGAATTGTTCACCAAAGAACTCGATATTATTCGGAATACCAGGCAGTTTGTGATCCACCACAGTTTGCAGAGATTGTAATTGTTCAACGGTATCAAATAGGCAAATGGAGTGGATATCTTCTTCAGTTTGCAGTTCCATCCCTGGCAGTACGATTAGGTCTTCCCCTTTTGCGGCCGCTATGACAGCAGGAACATTTTCGCTGGCGTTGTGATCTGTAATAGCGATCAGGTTCAGCCCAGACTTAATGGCTTGCTGGACGATCAGGGGCGGGATCATTTCGATTCCCGCGCAGGGAGAAAGGACCGTATGGATGTGCAGCTCCGCCTGATAGGTTTTCACCTTATGCCTTGCTCTCGTTTAGTCTTTCTTGGCTCTCAGCCCCAGTTCCCAAAGCTTGCCAATGATATGGAAATTATCATACGGTGAGGATAGCAGGGTGACCCCTTTTTCAGTCGCGAGCTTGAGGGTGTCTTCTTCGGGTTGGGCATCTTCCGTGATGATCACAGCGGAGATATCCAGCAGGGCTGCAACGGCGACGATGTTACCATGCGCCATCAGTGTGACCCAAACTGCACCAGCCTCCGCTCCCGTCATTACACAGCTGAGCAAGTCAGAGCAGTAACCGGTTTCAACATCCACAGTGCTTAATTCAACAGGTGAGGTCAGGACTTTGAGGTCCAGATCTTTGACAATATTATTAAGTTTCATTACGGCTCACTTTTTTAGGTCAATTAATTAAGAGTTTTTGAGCTATTACCGCCGTCCTCAAGACAGATGATCATATAAAGGTTTGTTCCGCGCTCGGTTGAAGAGATCAATGTCATCTCATCTACGCAGCGTTTGATATTGACGAGGCCCATGCCTGCACCAAAGCCCATTTCGCGCACTTCATTTGTTGCTGTCGAATATCCAGGTTTCATGGCCAGTTGGGTGTCTTCAATGCCGGGGCCGTCGTCATAGGCTTCAATGGTGATTTTGTGGGGTTCGATCTCCGCCCGCAAGATTCCCCCATTATTGGTGTGGATGATTAGGTTCATCTCGGCTTCATAAACTGCGATCCCACAACGCCGGGCGATCTGAGGTGAGGCGCCCAGTCGGAGTAAGGCACGCTTGATGTTGCTGGAGGCGTTTCCGCCATGAACGAAATCGCCTTTTTGGATGTCATAGCGCAGGATCAGGCTGGTACGGTCTGAAATGATGTCTTCGAAAAGGTGGCTTGCCCGATAGCGGATTAATTCCTCTGCATGGTAGTCCCTTTGGAGGGCCGACAAGAGTCCATTGCTGATGTCACCTTTGGTGATGATTCCGATGACATGATCATTTTTATCTAATACGGGGAGGCGGCCATATTTCTTTTTATTGAATGTTTTTAAGGCCTCAATAACTGGATCATAATCCCGAACGGAGATCACGTTGGAGGTCATATATTCTCTAACGGGAGAAGCCAACCCGTTTTCTTGCAAGGCTCGCATCAGGTCTTCCATGCTCAGAATACCAATCAGTGTGTCCCCCTCGGTAACAGGCGCACCCGAGATGCGGTCATTTTGGAAGGTTTCCACGGCTTCCTTCATTGACAGATCGGGTGAAAGGCAAAGGACATTCTTCGTCATCACCTCGTGAATACGAAGCTCATAGGCGAGTTCTTCTACCTTTGTGATTTTTTCAGCTGCTTGATCTGTAATGATAGGGTTTCGGGTTGCCATAGGTTCCCTTTAGTCTGAGCAGTCTTCTTGGGATTGACTTTCCAGGCTGGGCAGACCCGCATTGTAGAGGATACCGCAGGCTTTAAAAAGACCGATTTTGGTCGTGACCAATGGGATACCTTCCTCATTGGCAAGGTCGATTGCTTCTTGGGCAGGATTTTTGTCGCGCACAAAAATGATGGCGCGAATATCAGCGATTAGGGCCGTCCGGACAACCTGAGGATTGCATAGGCCGGTCAGCAGAGCGGCCTCTGGCTGAATGGATGCCAGGACGTCGCTCATCAGATCAGCGCCCATAGCGCCAGCGATATCCTTTTGTTCGATCTCTGGGTCAGTCAATAATTTTCCGTTTAGGAGCTCAATGATTTTTGACAGTTCCATAATCACCTTTACTAAAATGTCTTTTGCACTGGTCTTATTTTATCGTAAATTTACTCAAAATCAGATTTCATTATCTATAAATGAGGTAATACAGGTAGAATGGTGATGTTATACTAGAAAAAAAGAGCATGAAAGAGGCTTTAATGGCAGATATTATCCGCAGTGTTAAAGGAACCCGAGATTTTTATCCTGATCAGATGGCTGTCCGCCGCTGGATGTTTGATATCGTTCGGCGTGTTTCAACACGCTTTGGTTATCAGGAATATGATGGCCCCTGTCTTGAATTTATTGATCTTTATGCCGCCAAATCCGGTGAGGAGCTGGTCAAGGAGCAATCCTTTGTGTTCACTTCCCGCGGGGGCGAGGACCTGACGCTGCGGCCAGAATTGACGCCCACGCTGGCCCGGATGGTGGCGCAAAAGCAGTATGAACTGCCGCTGCCCTTGCGTTGGTGGTCGATTGGCCCTATGTGGCGCTATGAGAAACCACAGCGGGGGCGCACCCGTGAGTTTTTCCAGTGGAACATTGACCTGATCGGCGCTGGGACGGTTGCAGCTGATGCGGAGATTGTGGCCGTGGCGGCGACCTTCCTTAAGGAGGCTGGGCTCAAACCGGATCAGGTAGCGATTTATGTCAATAACCGCCGGTT
This Chloroflexota bacterium DNA region includes the following protein-coding sequences:
- a CDS encoding (2Fe-2S)-binding protein, yielding MIKLTIDGKTVEVKEGTTVLEAAEQAGIYVPTLCHHPQLTPYGGCRLCMVDVEGARTLQPSCTMPASDGMVVNTKSQKVLDARKFVLTLIFSERNHFCMYCQVSGGDCELQNRAYDEDMTHWDLQPNWTPYDVDASHPFIVLDNNRCILCRRCVRACGELVGNYTLGFEERGAKSFLVADYDVPLGESTCVSCGTCVQICPTGALIDRQSAYQGKETEVDHHISVCTECSIGCVRDVLTRDNRLVRIEGDWDTEPSNGLLCENGRFIPLEEDRPRVVTPLVRKDGSLKAATWDEALDTIASGLGAGKGLAALASTKLPAEALAYFKSLFADKLSADTVTTLEEGAATASLSKLAEKLGKSFESSLDVLKDTEAVLSLELDLVKDHQVAGFFVKRQLQDGTKLFVAGCDDCALAANAKVTLPLNPGSEAVLLVKLVDAVENGTDDADLAAVVDALKAAEKPVIVYGKTFAANADEIALDALLKLADLTGAALVGVKGNANSMAAAQLGLEAPFKTEGASAAVVVLGDEAPTAKLTKDLEKVPFVVALSAYESQLTGAADVVLPVAMWAEESGTYLSMDGRLQKAIKSLEAPEGVLTTLETLEKIAGAVKVQPDQDWKTSLMARIPTIQIQEA
- the nuoF gene encoding NADH-quinone oxidoreductase subunit NuoF, which codes for MKAIRSMVLVSGDQVSLNHGALEVFNALQQQLAAFGLEEEITVSMVNDVNKPGLDPLVLVYPDAVIYGSVTPEDVPHLVEEHLYKGRVVAEKQISPYDLTGRIAWLSARKGTLPAEHRIVLKNVGLIDPENIDDYILHDGYEALAKVLREMTPEDTINEIKASGLRGRGGAGFPTGLKWQFVAGAKGEKKYVICNADESEPGTFKDRLVLEGDPHSIIEAMMIGAYAVGANEGFVYIRGEYRLAIHRMQKAIEQAEAYGLLGDNIFGTDFSFKLHIHAGAGAYICGEETALIESIEGNRGEPRPRPPYPTTAGLWQKPTLVNNVETLANITAIIRNGAAWYKAIGTTSSPGTKVYTILGNVNVTGLIEVPMGITLREVVSIYAKGMKDGANFKLAQTGGSSGSIIPASLQDTPMDFDSFSKAGVSLGSGALLICNEDVCVVDLAKVLLNFFRFESCGKCNPCRIGNRRSYEVLCNIAEGVGTEQDLKDLQMMADQLYQLSNCGLGQTAGSPLRDILAHFRAEVEAHIKLKVCPAGVCPMSGHRVYQID
- the nuoE gene encoding NADH-quinone oxidoreductase subunit NuoE, giving the protein MPVEVKGGQDVRSFVRTLVEEQGSEKAELIPILHEINHELGYISDEAIQELSDRMHIPTSHIFSVATFYRMLSTEPRGRHVIQFCESAPCHVAGGRQVWQSLQKELGLEKGETSADEKWTLITTSCLGVCGIGPVIIIDHDIYGNVTPEQVPNLLKNYD
- a CDS encoding NADH-quinone oxidoreductase subunit NuoF, with the protein product MAYFRSHVLVSIDPVCVQKGAYDLIHVLQDELVKQGLIDEVEVLETSRIGNPDKEGPDLMVYPEGVHYTNLTVKDIPFLVEEQFLKGRVAEAFVHEAEENLDEEFSAPRSKEVRVVLKNIGVIDPLNIEDYIALDGYMALGKVLTEMTPEETIQVVLDSGLRGRGGAGFPTGLKWRFIRAAEGEPKYMICNADEGDPGAFANRRVLEGDPHSVIEGMIIGAYAAGSSQGYIYCRAEYPIAVQTLKIAIDQSRNLGLLGENILGTDFSFDLEVRMGAGAFVCGEETALMASIEGKRGEPRPRPPFPAQKGLWQKPSNINNVETYSNIPKIILNGAEWFASMGYEKSKGTKTFSMAGDVKNTGLIEVPFGITLREIIYDVGGGIKNDKAFKAVQTGGPMGGCLPVKYLDLPMDYESLGKAGSILGSGGLVVMDEDTCMVDIARFFMEFTQDESCGKCTPCRVGTRRILEILTRICEGKGRPDDIDTLRYLCEEINENSLCGLGKGAPNPVKSTLEHFLDEYEAHIYEKRCPAKVCKSLIRFEIIDGTCTGCTLCARNCPANAISGERRQTHVIDPDACIKCGICEQLCPYDAIEII
- a CDS encoding (2Fe-2S) ferredoxin domain-containing protein, whose translation is MPTVKSLDDLKKIREEALKKQQMKETSGKKEVIVGMGTVGIAAGARETLKAILDIIEEDNLEDIIVRQTGNIGLDSFEPIVQVILPGQEKVTYGKVNGEMARKIITKHVVGGEIVKEYKIEG
- a CDS encoding sensor histidine kinase, which translates into the protein MRELALHILDIAENSISAGATRILISVEENLQTDRLVIDIEDNGKGMDAETLARITDPFITSRTTRNVGLGIPFFKAAAESCEGLFKIQSRPGKGTTVKAEFKRSHIDRMPLGDLAGTLQTLIIGTSDVHWIFEYRINDEVFRFDDEPVKKILDGVPLSDPSVMRYIREALRTGIDELRQEANLPNTN
- a CDS encoding NAD(P)H-dependent oxidoreductase subunit E; translated protein: MEKIPAEDPLNDPELLKVIDNILEKNKDIVGATMVVLNSLQESIGFISPAMQVYVAEKLEEPISRIHGVVSFYSFFTTTPRGKHTIKFCVGTACYVGGIEQIIEKAKQILGIEPGETTEDGLITLELCRCVGACSQAPVIVVDDQVHGRVKPNKFPKVIQDIKSQEA
- a CDS encoding PHP domain-containing protein — its product is MKTYQAELHIHTVLSPCAGIEMIPPLIVQQAIKSGLNLIAITDHNASENVPAVIAAAKGEDLIVLPGMELQTEEDIHSICLFDTVEQLQSLQTVVDHKLPGIPNNIEFFGEQFIVDKTGDFIRRKEELLINSVNISIEEAFNIVTDLGGLLIPAHVNREAFGLIYRLGFIPIDLDLPAVEISRHITPENAVQTYPQLANYHLIQSGDVHYLSDFLGINHFFIKEPTIAEIIKSFKGYDGRWHRLQRPLDVGLS
- a CDS encoding serine kinase translates to MKLNNIVKDLDLKVLTSPVELSTVDVETGYCSDLLSCVMTGAEAGAVWVTLMAHGNIVAVAALLDISAVIITEDAQPEEDTLKLATEKGVTLLSSPYDNFHIIGKLWELGLRAKKD
- a CDS encoding CBS domain-containing protein, with product MATRNPIITDQAAEKITKVEELAYELRIHEVMTKNVLCLSPDLSMKEAVETFQNDRISGAPVTEGDTLIGILSMEDLMRALQENGLASPVREYMTSNVISVRDYDPVIEALKTFNKKKYGRLPVLDKNDHVIGIITKGDISNGLLSALQRDYHAEELIRYRASHLFEDIISDRTSLILRYDIQKGDFVHGGNASSNIKRALLRLGASPQIARRCGIAVYEAEMNLIIHTNNGGILRAEIEPHKITIEAYDDGPGIEDTQLAMKPGYSTATNEVREMGFGAGMGLVNIKRCVDEMTLISSTERGTNLYMIICLEDGGNSSKTLN